The proteins below are encoded in one region of Silene latifolia isolate original U9 population chromosome 2, ASM4854445v1, whole genome shotgun sequence:
- the LOC141642534 gene encoding chromatin remodeling protein EBS, whose amino-acid sequence MAKTRPGKRDLDSYTIKGTNKVVRAGDCVLMRPSDVGKPPYVARVEKIEADNRNNVKVKVRWYYRPEESMGGRRQFHGAKELFLSDHFDVQSAHTIEGKCTVHSFKNYTKLENVGADDYFCRFEYKAATGAFTPDRVAVYCKCEMPYNPDDLMVQCEGCKDWFHPSCMGMSIEEAKKLDHFLCSDCVAEDEPKKGSNSFSVSQLADGKTENKRRKR is encoded by the exons ATGGCGAAAACTCGACCTGGGAAACGTGACCTTGACTCTTACACCATTAAAGGCACCAACAAAGTTGTTCGAG CTGGGGATTGTGTTTTGATGAGGCCTTCAGATGTCGGGAAGCCGCCATACGTGGCTCGTGTTGAAAAAATTGAGGCTGATAATCGAAACAATGTGAAGGTGAAAGTGAGATGGTATTATAGACCAGAGGAATCAATGGGAGGAAGGAGACAGTTTCATGGGGCAAAAGAGCTGTTCTTGTCAGACCATTTTGATGTACAGAGTGCCCATACAATTGAAGGGAAGTGTACTGTCCACTCCTTCAAGAACTACACTAAGCTTGAGAATGTTGGCGCTGATGATTACTTCTGTCGATTTGAATATAAGGCTGCTACTGGTGCTTTTACTCCTGACCGAGTTGCTGT GTATTGCAAGTGTGAAATGCCGTATAACCCGGATGATCTTATGGTTCAGTGTGAGGGTTGCAAGGACTG GTTCCATCCTTCGTGCATGGGCATGTCAATTGAGGAAGCAAAGAAGTTGGATCACTTTTTGTGCTCAGATTGTGTCGCTGAAGATGAGCCTAAAAAAGGGAGCAACTCCTTTTCTGTATCACAGCTGGCTGATGGCAAG